GATTAGGTATTCCTGTGGAATGCGCCATCGGGCTGCCCGAATTGCTTGCGCAGAGGAAAATGGGACGTATCCCCATCGTTCTGTACGACACACCTTCGGAGGTCGGTCACTTCTCTATCATTGTAGGAGCAAGTCGCGGAAAGCTCACGCTTGCAGAAGGCAAGACTATTTCTGTGGAAGACTTCATGTCCGCGTGGACCGCACCCCGTATTTTGAGGCAGTGTGTAATCGCTTGGCGTTGAGCGTTGCTCCCGGAAGACGCCTTATCGGTAACTGCTGCGCATTACTCCTCATAAACGCCGTTCTCCTCAGTGATGCGGCGCTAGCTGCCGTAGTGCCGGATCACTGACGAGAAGCCGACTTGTCGTTACCAATATCGGCTATGCATTGAAATGGACGGAACGCATAAAGCATAGCCTCCGTGCTCTTCACTCCGCACGGAGGCCATGTAGTAACGGAGGCTAGATTGTTCCTGCTGAAGTCGGCGCAGAGATCGCCGGCGGCATATCCAAATGCGGAACGGGCTTGATCGCACCAATCTGTTGCAGAATGCCGATCTCGTGAGAAGCTCCCCAACGTTCCTCAATCTTTGCATTCGAGTCGAACTTGGAGATCTGCATGCCACGGACCTTGATTTTCTTTCCGGTGGGGGGAATGCCGTTGAACGGACCCTGCTGCGTCCCGGTAATCGTATAGGCAGATGCGACGTTGTCCTCATCTGCCACCAAATGCTCAACCGCGATCTTGAAGTCAGGAAAAGCGGAATGGAACTGCGTGAACCACTGAACAAACCCATCTGGCCCGGGCCCCTGATCGTCCGCAGGATCGTGGTCCTTTACCCCCGGTGTCATGACCTGGTGTAAGTCCTCGAAGCGATAGCTGTTGATGATGTCGCCCATTTTCTTCTGCGTTGCGATATTTGCTTCTTTGCTCATGTGTGTAGCTCCTAGCCCTTGTGATGCACGATTTGTGGCAAGCGGAAGGGAAGGTCACATCTTGGGATTTGTCCTGTAAAACGCTCTTCTCGTCAGTGATGCGGCGCAAGCTGCCGTAGTGCCGGATCACTGACGAGAAGCCAACTTTGTTACCAGCAAGACATTGGAACGTTACCCCTTCAGCAAGCCGAGACGTAATAGGCTTTCAGCCGAAGCGACGATGGCTTCCTCACTAGAGCGGGGAGACCAGCCCAATCGTTCAATGGCTTTTTGCGAAGTCGCATTCATCTTTACTCCGAGGAACGGCACAAGGTTTTTCATGGCCGGATTCCACAACGCCAGAAAACGTATGAGCCAGTTAGGAAGCTCGCGGTTCGGCACCTTTGCAGCAGCGACTCCCATTCGGCGCTTCAATATCTGAGCAAGCTCTAGCATCCATAAGCTGTTGCCAGCGATCGCAAGAAAGCGTTCGCCGCTCGCCGCTGGATGGGTCATGGCGCGGAGATGCAAGTCAGCGACGTCTCGTACGTCCACAAAACCTGAGTTGATCTTTGGAGCTCCGGGAAGACCATCCATCATTTGCTGGATGATGCGCACGGAGTGCGAGTAGTCGGCGGCAAGTGCTGGCCCAAGGACCGCAGTGGGATTGACCACGGAGAGTTCAAGCCCTTTTCCTTCTTTCGCGATGAACTCCCACGCCGCGCGCTCGGAAAGCGTCTTTGATTTTTGGTACGGCGCCACCTTGCCGTCCAGGTTTGTCCAGTCCGCTTCATCGAAGGGCCGGGTCTGAGGCTTGTGGCCCATGCCAACGGCCCCGAATGCCGAGGTCAGCACGACGCGTTTCACGCCAGCGTCGCGCGAGGCACGCAGCACACGCAGAACTCCATCGACCGCCGGACGGATCCAATCCTCCTCGCTTGTCTGGCTCCCGGACGGAGTTGGCGAAGCTCCGTGGAGCACGTACGTGCATCCCTGGACTGCCTCCGCCCATCCTTTGTCCGCAGACAAATCTGCAACCGCGAAGGTGAGGCGGTCGCCCGGATCGGTACCGCCCTGTTGCAGCATGGCGCGGACATCTGCTTCACGCGAAAGAGAACGGAGCGTCGTCCGCACACGATATCCCGATTGCAGCAATTGCAGAATGCAGTGGGAGGCGATGAAGCCCGAGCCGCCGGTGACCAATACGAGTTCGTTTTCCATATGCTCAAGATACTGACGAGATATCGAACGGAGAATGCTTGAACGTACGCCGTACATGCGCGATAGTACGAAAGTGAGCGTTGATCCATTCTCCGACATCTTGAAGTTCACCCGCGCCGAAAGTCTCGTCACTGGAGGCTTTACTGCGGGTGGATCGTGGGCCATGCGCTTCCCTGCGCCGGACAAAATCAAGTTCTTCGCCGTGGTCAAAGGCTCCTGCTGGGTCCGTCTCGAAGGCGAACCCGAGCCAGGCCAAGTCGGCCCAGGCGATGTGGGACTACTCACAGCGAAGAGATCGTTCATCCTGTCGAGCCAGCCAGACCTCGAGCCCGTGGACGCGATGGACGTATTTCGAGGCAGCGTTTCAGGCATGGCGCACCTTGGAGTGGCGAAGACTTCAGCTATCTTGGCGGCCATGTACTGCTGGATCCCACAAGTCGCGAACTACTGGCGGACGCCTTGCCGCCATGGATTCACGTTCCTGCCACCTCGCCCCAGGCAACAGCGTTTCAGTGGCTGCTCGACCAACTCGTCCGAGAACGATCTTCAAACTTGCCCGGAGCGAGTCTGGCTTCCGACCAACTGGCCCAGCTCCTGTTCATCCAGATTTTGCGGGCGCATGTGGACACGTCCAGCAACCTGCCTGTCGGATGGCTGCGCGCCCTTGCCGATGCGCGAATTGCGCCGGCACTGCGGTCGATGCACAGCAAACCTGGGCACGCGTGGGGACTTGAAGAGCTTGCGAAAGAAACCGCGATGTCTCGAACGACGTTCGCCGTTCGTTTCAAGGAAGCCGCTGGCGTATCACCTCTCGACTACCTCACGACGTGGCGGATGCGGCTGGCGAAACGAGCCCTCCGAGACGACGACATCGCCGTTTCCGAGCTTGCTCGCTCCTTGGGCTATACCTCAGAGAGCGCATTTAGCACAGCCTTCAAGAGAAGAACTGGCTCAGCGCCGAATCGTTACAGGTCGACCATCCGCAGTGCTGTCGGGTTCCCCGACAACTCTTGAGGAACGCTGTTCGCGGAAGTGACGCGGCGCTAGCTGCCGTCGTGCCGGGTCGCTGACGTAAAGCCGACTTATGAGGACTAATCCAACTGATTAGGGATGCGTTACGCTGATCCGCGATTAATTGATCATCTGTGCTGTCCCGTCGCTGTTTAGGTGATACCTGCTTAACGTGACTTTATCGGTATCTTCGTGCTCGATCTTGATTGAGAGAACGCGAGCCACGGGATCGTACTGTGGGTACCCATCAATTGGCTTGAGTGATTGGTAACAACTGTCAATGTTGAGCGAAAGCGTCTCCCGCATTGGCGCGGCAAGCGAGATGATGTGAAGATATTGCTCGCCGTCTGACGCGCCGCATTCGCCTTGGATATTGGAATTGGATGAAAAGCGGTCGGTGAAGATGACGAAGTGTGCCGCTTCTTCCGCCACGACTTCTGCCTTCCAGATTGCACCCCTCCGCTGCTGTCCGATCTCTTCATATGTAAGCGGGATGCGGTTCATGCCGCCCGAAGCAAGTCTAAGGTCAAGCTCCACATTCGGAGGATGGATGTAACGAACTGTGGCTCGGCCCGAATGAAGGTGATCGAGGCGCACGCTCATGCCAGAAGCAACAACTATCGCTCCAAAGAACGAGAACAGCGCTGTGGACACGGTAGTCATTGACTGACTATAAGGTGCAAACGCGACATTGACAACGCAGCGATTGCTAACGATAAACGCCGTTCTCTGCAGTTGAACCGCTTCGCGTCCAGCAAGCCGACTTAGCGCTCCAGATTCAGCCCCGGAGAGGTTCAGGATGATTGAACCTGTCCGAAGCGACGAATGGCCCGCGCCGTTTTTTCAAGTGCGTCGATCGACTTATCGACTCCCAGGAGGCGAACTCACCGCGAAGTGCGTCCGGGGCCCTCAGTACATCGTCGGACGCATCCGACCTCAGCAGAAGATGCAGAGGCGGCGCCGGCGCGTTCAGGAATTTGAAGATAACGGCTCCAGCATTCGCTGGATCTACCGATTGTTCCGTTTGTCGCCCGAAGCGCGGCCCGGATGGGATCAAAGACCGCATCGTAGTCGGCTATCTACGTCCAGACTTTGGCACCTGAAGTCCCTGTGGCAATCAACTCGATTCACGCAGACCTGACCCGCACAAAAAGGACACTGCCGACCCGGAAAACGCCAAACCCGGCGTTACACAGGCACAACAAAGCAGCCAAGCCAACGTCCGTTGGAATTGCGAACTCTAGATTTCGTGCAAGGATGCGACGGAGTCGCTGAAAGGAGGGTGCCCTATGCTTTTGAGATTGTTGGTGGACCTGATCGGGATCGAACCGATGACCTCTTCCATGCCATGGAAGCGCGCTCCCAGCTGCGCCACAGGCCCACTCCAAAGGAAGGACTTGGTTATTCTCTCGTGGATTGAGCACGAAGTCAAACCCCGCGGGAACATCCGCTCTCTACTCGGTGTCTAAGGTTTCAGAGTGGAGCGAGACACTCGGCCGCCGGCGGCGCAACATCGCTTTGTATTCTGATCGGACTTTGTTAGACAATCGTGGTGACGATCCACTACAGTGCTTTGCAATTGGTCGGTTTCTCCCCAGCGACCAGTTTTAAAGGTGTTCCTGATGAGCGATTTTGCCAGCGCAATCGGAGTCCGGGCAGATGAGGAAAGCTTCGTCCGCGAATTAAAAGCGGGTTCCGAAGCGGCATTCTCCATGCTGATCGCACAGTACAGCCACTCGGTGTACTCGCTGATCGCGCGTTCGCTGCGCGATCCGGCTGACGCGGCCGATGTAACCCAGGACGTCTTTGTGAAGGTATTCCGCAACATCTCGAGTTTCCAGGGCGACAGTTCGCTGCGCACATGGATCTACCGCATCGCGCTGCGTGAGGCCAGCAACCAGCGCCGCTGGTGGAGCCGCCACAAGCGCCAGGAAACCGCCATCGACGAGCAGCATGAGAATGACGAAGGTGAAAGCTTTTCGCTCGCCGACCTGCTCGCAACGCCGGATTCCTCGCCCTTCGACAACGCCTCGCGCATGCAGATGCGCCAGAAGATGGAAGCGGCGCTCGGAGCGCTGCAGCCCTGCTTCCGCGAAGTGATCGTGCTGCGCGAGATCGAAGGCGCGAGCTACGAAGAGATCGCCGAAATTCTGAACATCACCGTGGGCACGGTGAAGAGCCGTATCGCCCGCGGACGCGCGGCTCTGCGCGAACAGCTTGGGCAACTCACCTCCAGCGCAGCGCGTGTGCGCGAGCAGGAGGCCGCATGAAGCTGAATGTCATTCCCGGCCTCGGCAATCGCTGCGACTCCGTGCGAGCGGATTTCTCTGCTTATATCGATGGCCGCGTGAGCGGACGTCGCATGAACACGATCGCCAAGCACCTCGATACCTGTTCGGGCTGCGCGCAGGAGTTCCGCGTGATGCGCTCCATGCAGGGTCTGCTGGCTGAGATGGGTCGCGCAGAGATGCCGGACGATCTGCAGATTCGTCTGCGCGGGGCATTGCGCGCAGAGCGCGAACGGCAGACGTATCTCCCTGTTTCGGCGCGCCTTCTTGAGCAGTGGAAGCGCACGCTCGCCCCGATGGCGCTTCGCGTCGCGGGCGGAACAGCGGTAGCCGCGCTTCTGCTGGGCAGCCTTACGTGGTTCTTCGCAGGCTCGCTTTCCGTAGAGGCCAACGATGATCGCCAGGCCCACCTGCAGGGGCCGAAGTATCTTTACTCCTCCGTGCCGCCTGATCCCATCGTGACCGGAAATGAAGCGCCGGTGCTGGTGATGGCGCAGGTGGATGAGTCTGGACGCGTTTACGACTACAGCATCATCGCCGGCCCGCAGGACAACGGCGTTCGCCGCCAGGTGGAGCAGAACCTGCTCTCCAGCGTTTTCAAGCCCGCCACCGTCTTCGGAGCCCCCGTTCGCGGTCGCGTGATGCTCACCTTCACGGGCGTCTCCGTGCGCGGCTAGGCTGCTTTCGTTAGACTTCCTGTGTGCGTCTAACCGGTACCGTGCTTCGTTTCCTCCCCTCCCCGTTGGTTCTCCGTTCGGCTGCGATGCTGACGCTCGGTTTCGGCCTTGCGAGTATGGCGGTCGCCCAGTCGTCCTCTTCTTCCTCCTCCTCTGCGCCGGGTGCGCAGATTCGTCAGGACGATGGCAATCCGACAGCGCGTCCGCGCGCTGCGCAGATCCAGGCGGGTGGAGCTTCGGTCACGCTGGAGACGAGCGAACCGCTCTTCGACATGGGTTCGGCGCTGAACACCTGCGGCTATGACGCGGATCTCGACAAGAGCCTGCCGGTACGCACCGAAGTGCGTAACGACATCAACGAAGTGCTGAAGACGAGCGAAGCTGCGCGCGCCAGTCGCGATGCGCTTTGCACCTACCTTGAGTTGCATCGCCTGGCGGGCTCGGCGCTGAACGTGGGCCAGTATGTGTCGCTGGCACTCTATCTTTCGCCCCCGCCGACGATGACGCCGAACGTCGATGTGAGCGATCTGCCTCCGCAGGCCGCGCAGGTGGAGCAGGTTCTTCCACTGCTGCGCGACTTCGCCGAGAAGATCAACCTGCACTACATCTGGCTGCAGCACCGCCCCGAGTATGACGCCGTAACCACGCGGATGCATGACCCGATGCAGCAGATGGTGCTCGGCACGAACGTCTTTCTTCACATGCCGGTCTCAAGCTACGATGGCCGCCGCTTCCTCGTGCTGCTGGAGCCGATGCTTTCGCCCGCGCTCACCAACGCCCGCATCTACGGCATGGATTACATCATCGTGACCTCGCCGCAGAAGACCGAAGGCGATGTGCTGCCGGTGCGACTCGAGCAGATTCGCCACATCTATCTGCACTATCTGATTGAGCCGATGGTCTACAGCCGCGGCCAGGCGATGGAGCGCATGCAGCCGCTGCTGCGCGCGGTGTCTGACGCGCCGATCGAGTTCATCTACAAGAGCGACGTGGTCGCGCTCATCACCGAGTGCCTGATCAAGGCGATCGAAGCGCACATGTTCAAGATCGCCGGACCGGAGCCGAAGCGTCCGCGCTCCGGCTTCTCGCACGCCGACGATACGGACTACCTCACGCTGCGCAACGCTTACGATCGCGAGACCGCGATCGAGCAGCAACGCCTGGTCGACAAGGACGAAACGCAGGGTTGGGTGCTGACCGGATACTTCTACGGCGCGCTCACCGAAATGTCGAAGGACGGTGCCAGCCTGACCGAGCAGATGGCCCCGCTGATCTACGGCATGGACGCCGGCCGCGAGATCAACCACGCCAAGAACATCGTCTTCGACAAAACCGGCACCATCGAAGATCCGCTGCGTTACTCGCGCAGCCACGCGCCACTGGTCGGTATGGACCGTGCGGAGCTCGACCTGGCTACCGGCAAGATGGACGAGGCGGCTGATCTGGCCGAAGCCGAGCTCGGCAAGCCGAACGGCGACAAGGGCCGCGCCACTTACGTGCTGGCGCGCATCGACCTCGCGCACGGCGACCCGGAAAAGGCGATGGCCGGCCTGCAGCAGGCGACGACGCTGACCAAGGACCCGCGCACGCTTGCCTGGGCGCACATCTACATGGGCCGCCTGTACGACACGATGACGCCGCCCGAGCGCGACCATGCCGTGACCGAGTACAAGGCCGCGCTGGCGACCCGCGACAGTCGTCCGGACACCAAGACCGCCGCGGAGGCGGGCCTCGCCAAGCCGTTCGCACTGCCCCAGCGGGGACCAGCGCCCACCAAGGCTACACAGGCCAAGCCCGAGGACGACGACAAGGACTTTGACCCGACCGCCAAGGCTGAGAAGGAAGCCTACAAGCCAACACCGCCGAAGCCCTAATCCCCCGCTGCTGGTCGTAGAGTAGAGAGTGGCATGACGACGCGACGGCCCGGCAAACGCAAGGAAACCAGTAACGGTGCAGGACTTGCTGCGCTCGAAGAGAGGCTGGGGTATGTCTTCAGCGATCGCTCGTTACTGACACTGGCGCTGACGCATCGGTCCTTCGTCTACGAGGCGCGCGGCGACTTCAACCACGATGAGCGCAACGATCCCGGCACGGACAACGAGCAGCTGGAGTTCCTCGGCGATGCGGTGATCGGCCTCGTGGTCAGCGAGTTGCTGATGAAGCGTTTCATTGGCCGCGACGAAGGCGAGTTGACGCGCATCCGCTCGGCGCTGGTAAGCCGCAAGCGCATGGGCGAGCTGGGCGCGGCGCTCGATCTCGCACCCCATCTTCTGATCGGCCGCAGTGCGGAGCTTTCCGGTTATCGCGAGCGGCCGGTGCTGTGGGCCAATGCCAGCGAAGCGGTCATCGCGGCGATGTTCCTCGACGCGCGCCGCTCGGGACGCGATCCGCTGGAGGCCATCACCGCGCTGGCGGAGAAGCTGCTGCTTGCTCCCGAGGCTGCGGGCATCGACGAAGCTTTCGAAGCCGGTGGACGCCGCGCCTTGCGCGACGCCAAGACGATTCTGCAGGAGCGCGTGCAGGCCGAGAACGCCGGCCGTCTGCGCTATATCGACATCGCGCAGGAAGGCCCTGCGCACGCTCGCACCTTCACCGTCGAAGTCCGCCTCGAAGCGCCGGAAACGACGCATGTGCTCGGACAGGCCGAGGGCAAAAGCAAGCGTGAAGCGCAGCAGTCCGCGGCGGCGATCGCGCTGGACCACTGGCCCACGACGGTCGAGGCCAAGGCATGAGCCAGCCTCCGCAGCCACGGCGACACGCGCGGCCCGGCGTCGCGCTGGTGGTTCGCTCGCTGCTGGAACTGCTGGTCATCGCCATTTTCGTCGTCACGTTCGTACTGCAACCCATCCGTATCCCCACGCGCTCCATGGTGCCGACCCTGCATGTGGGCGACATGGTGCTGGGCAACAAGCAGGCGTTCGCGCAGGAAGGCGTGTGGGCGTGGGTCTTCCCGCGCCGCACCGTGCAGCGCGGCGATGTGGCCGTATTCCGCTTCCCGCCCGACCCCAAGGTGGACCTGATCAAGCGCGTCGTCGGTCTACCGGGCGATCGCATCCGCCTGCGCGATGGACGCGTGCTGGTGAACGGCAAACCGCTCGCCGAGCGCTATGCCTACTACGCTCCCGCGCCGTTCAACTCCTTCCGCGACGATTTTCCCACGCTGCGCGAGCTTGACCCCAACGTCGATCCGCAGTGGTGGCAGCAGATGCGAACCAGCATCCACGGCGCGGAGATCACCGTGCCGCAGGACAGCTACTTCATGCTCGGCGACAACCGCAACGAGAGCGAAGACAGCCGCTACTGGGGTTTTGTGCCGAGCGGCGAGCTGGTTGCGCAGCCGGTGCTGGTGTATCTCAGCCCTGACTCCGGCGACTCCAGCAGCGTCGGCCAGCGGCTGCGGGAGTTGCGCCGCGGCTTTCACACCTTGAACTAAGTCGCTTGCTGTTCGGAGTTCCTGCGCCTGCGGCTCCCTACAGGCGGCGTCTTTCGATACACTCAAGAGGCATCCGCGCGCAGGCCGCCAGTCGCCGCGCGCCATGGGAGACACGTTGAGCCACGAGACAGACCTCGCCGCCTCTGCACGTTCGCAGCAGGCCGTTGCTGAAGCCAATCGCGCCGATGGAAAGAAGCCCTCGAACGAGCCGAACGAAACGCCGCTCGAAGGGATTGCGTCCATCTGCACGCTGCTGGTGGTCTATCTGTTTGTCATCGGCTTCGCCTTCCAGAACTTCGAGATTCCCTCGGCGTCGATGGAGAAGACGCTGCTCATCGGCGACCACCTGATCGTGGACCGCGTCTCGCTTTCGCCGGCGGCGAAGTGGTTTCCGCTGGTGCACTATCGCCCGGTGCAGCATGGCGACATCATCGTCTTCCTAAAGCCGCACCCGGAGCAGCCGGACCTCATCCTCGTGAAGCGTGCGATCGGCCTGCCCGGTGACCACATTCATCTCGAGCACGGCACCGTCTTCATCAACGGCAAGGCCCAGGCCGAGCCCTACGCGCAGATGCCCACCGATGACGGCAACTTCGCCCATGCCTACAACCCGTATCGCGACGACTTCCCCACCGTGGCCCCCACCGTCGACGATCAGCTCACCGAGCTGTGGCGTCAGGAGCTGCCGCAGGACATCCAGAACGGCGACGTCGTCGTTCCTCCGGGCAAGGTCTTCGCGATGGGCGACAACCGCACCGAAAGCCTCGACAGCCGCTTCTGGGGCTTCGTGCCCGTGGAAAACATCATGGGCCGCCCGCTCTTCGTCTACTGGTCGTTCCAGACGCCGGCCGACCAGGAAGACAAGACCTCCATGGGCGATCGCATCGGCTTCATGTTCCACGTACTGATCCACATCTTCGACGGCACGCGTTGGTCTCGCACGCTGCACGTCACGCGCTAGGACTGCTCTCCGCCTGATGGCTGACGTTTCTTCCTCAACCTCTTCGCGTCTGCGCCGTCGCCTGCTCTGGTCAGGTGGCGCGGTCGTGCTCGTCGCCGCGCTGATTCTTACACCGCCGCTGCTCAACGTAAGCCGCTTGCAGCGCCGCATCGTGGCGAACATGAGCGCCAGCCTGGGCCGCAACGTCCGCATGGAAAGCGTGCAGCTGCATCTGCTGCCCACTCCCGGATTCACGCTCAAATACATTGTCGTCAACGAGGACCCGGCCTTCGGCTTCGAGCCCGCAATCCGCGCCGATGAGGTGGACGCGCAGCTTCGCGTCAGCTCGCTCTGGCGCAAACAGGTCGAGATCTCGCGCATCCGCTTCGTGAACCCCAGCGTGAACCTGGTACGCGATGCCAGCGGTCACTGGAACCTCGAGAGCATATTGATTCACGCAGCGAATATTGACGCTGCGCCGACCTCGCAGAAGTCTGCCAGCGAACAGCCGCGCTTCCCGTACATCGAAGCCACAGGTGCTCGCGTGAACTTCAAGCTCGGTGATGAGAAGCTGCCCTTCTCGCTCGACAACGCCGACTTCGCGCTTTGGCTGCCCACCGCGCAGCAGTGGCGGGTGCGCCTGGTGGCGCACCCGCTGCGTACCGATGCCAATGTGCCGAACGCAGGCACGATGCGCGTCGAAGGCGCGCTGGAAC
Above is a genomic segment from Granulicella cerasi containing:
- a CDS encoding sigma-70 family RNA polymerase sigma factor, with protein sequence MLIAQYSHSVYSLIARSLRDPADAADVTQDVFVKVFRNISSFQGDSSLRTWIYRIALREASNQRRWWSRHKRQETAIDEQHENDEGESFSLADLLATPDSSPFDNASRMQMRQKMEAALGALQPCFREVIVLREIEGASYEEIAEILNITVGTVKSRIARGRAALREQLGQLTSSAARVREQEAA
- a CDS encoding SDR family oxidoreductase, yielding MAHDPPAVKPPVTRLSARVNFKMSENGSTLTFVLSRMYGVRSSILRSISRQYLEHMENELVLVTGGSGFIASHCILQLLQSGYRVRTTLRSLSREADVRAMLQQGGTDPGDRLTFAVADLSADKGWAEAVQGCTYVLHGASPTPSGSQTSEEDWIRPAVDGVLRVLRASRDAGVKRVVLTSAFGAVGMGHKPQTRPFDEADWTNLDGKVAPYQKSKTLSERAAWEFIAKEGKGLELSVVNPTAVLGPALAADYSHSVRIIQQMMDGLPGAPKINSGFVDVRDVADLHLRAMTHPAASGERFLAIAGNSLWMLELAQILKRRMGVAAAKVPNRELPNWLIRFLALWNPAMKNLVPFLGVKMNATSQKAIERLGWSPRSSEEAIVASAESLLRLGLLKG
- a CDS encoding DUF4932 domain-containing protein, which encodes MLTLGFGLASMAVAQSSSSSSSSAPGAQIRQDDGNPTARPRAAQIQAGGASVTLETSEPLFDMGSALNTCGYDADLDKSLPVRTEVRNDINEVLKTSEAARASRDALCTYLELHRLAGSALNVGQYVSLALYLSPPPTMTPNVDVSDLPPQAAQVEQVLPLLRDFAEKINLHYIWLQHRPEYDAVTTRMHDPMQQMVLGTNVFLHMPVSSYDGRRFLVLLEPMLSPALTNARIYGMDYIIVTSPQKTEGDVLPVRLEQIRHIYLHYLIEPMVYSRGQAMERMQPLLRAVSDAPIEFIYKSDVVALITECLIKAIEAHMFKIAGPEPKRPRSGFSHADDTDYLTLRNAYDRETAIEQQRLVDKDETQGWVLTGYFYGALTEMSKDGASLTEQMAPLIYGMDAGREINHAKNIVFDKTGTIEDPLRYSRSHAPLVGMDRAELDLATGKMDEAADLAEAELGKPNGDKGRATYVLARIDLAHGDPEKAMAGLQQATTLTKDPRTLAWAHIYMGRLYDTMTPPERDHAVTEYKAALATRDSRPDTKTAAEAGLAKPFALPQRGPAPTKATQAKPEDDDKDFDPTAKAEKEAYKPTPPKP
- the lepB gene encoding signal peptidase I: MSQPPQPRRHARPGVALVVRSLLELLVIAIFVVTFVLQPIRIPTRSMVPTLHVGDMVLGNKQAFAQEGVWAWVFPRRTVQRGDVAVFRFPPDPKVDLIKRVVGLPGDRIRLRDGRVLVNGKPLAERYAYYAPAPFNSFRDDFPTLRELDPNVDPQWWQQMRTSIHGAEITVPQDSYFMLGDNRNESEDSRYWGFVPSGELVAQPVLVYLSPDSGDSSSVGQRLRELRRGFHTLN
- the rnc gene encoding ribonuclease III; translated protein: MTTRRPGKRKETSNGAGLAALEERLGYVFSDRSLLTLALTHRSFVYEARGDFNHDERNDPGTDNEQLEFLGDAVIGLVVSELLMKRFIGRDEGELTRIRSALVSRKRMGELGAALDLAPHLLIGRSAELSGYRERPVLWANASEAVIAAMFLDARRSGRDPLEAITALAEKLLLAPEAAGIDEAFEAGGRRALRDAKTILQERVQAENAGRLRYIDIAQEGPAHARTFTVEVRLEAPETTHVLGQAEGKSKREAQQSAAAIALDHWPTTVEAKA
- a CDS encoding ester cyclase, giving the protein MSKEANIATQKKMGDIINSYRFEDLHQVMTPGVKDHDPADDQGPGPDGFVQWFTQFHSAFPDFKIAVEHLVADEDNVASAYTITGTQQGPFNGIPPTGKKIKVRGMQISKFDSNAKIEERWGASHEIGILQQIGAIKPVPHLDMPPAISAPTSAGTI
- a CDS encoding helix-turn-helix transcriptional regulator, whose protein sequence is MHSKPGHAWGLEELAKETAMSRTTFAVRFKEAAGVSPLDYLTTWRMRLAKRALRDDDIAVSELARSLGYTSESAFSTAFKRRTGSAPNRYRSTIRSAVGFPDNS
- a CDS encoding anti-sigma factor family protein, whose amino-acid sequence is MKLNVIPGLGNRCDSVRADFSAYIDGRVSGRRMNTIAKHLDTCSGCAQEFRVMRSMQGLLAEMGRAEMPDDLQIRLRGALRAERERQTYLPVSARLLEQWKRTLAPMALRVAGGTAVAALLLGSLTWFFAGSLSVEANDDRQAHLQGPKYLYSSVPPDPIVTGNEAPVLVMAQVDESGRVYDYSIIAGPQDNGVRRQVEQNLLSSVFKPATVFGAPVRGRVMLTFTGVSVRG
- the lepB gene encoding signal peptidase I, with amino-acid sequence MSHETDLAASARSQQAVAEANRADGKKPSNEPNETPLEGIASICTLLVVYLFVIGFAFQNFEIPSASMEKTLLIGDHLIVDRVSLSPAAKWFPLVHYRPVQHGDIIVFLKPHPEQPDLILVKRAIGLPGDHIHLEHGTVFINGKAQAEPYAQMPTDDGNFAHAYNPYRDDFPTVAPTVDDQLTELWRQELPQDIQNGDVVVPPGKVFAMGDNRTESLDSRFWGFVPVENIMGRPLFVYWSFQTPADQEDKTSMGDRIGFMFHVLIHIFDGTRWSRTLHVTR